In the Setaria italica strain Yugu1 chromosome VI, Setaria_italica_v2.0, whole genome shotgun sequence genome, one interval contains:
- the LOC101762765 gene encoding uncharacterized protein LOC101762765 codes for MGNCQAAEAAAVVIQHPGGKVERLYGPATAGEVMRSNPGHYVALVVLRVAGVGGAKPDPLSAGAAAAAGGGVTKITKVKLLKPKDALLLGQVYRLITSQEVAKAIQARRQDKTRRCEEALDDRRRRQPSQPGHAATAAGGDARGQPGADEVRKRAEKADRHHRGGSGGGGAAARGGRNWRPSLQSISESAS; via the exons ATGGGCAACTgccaggcggcggaggcggcggccgtggtgaTCCAGCACCCCGGCGGCAAGGTGGAGCGGCTGTACGGGCCGGCCACGGCCGGCGAGGTGATGCGCAGCAACCCCGGGCACTACGTCGCGCTCGTCGTCCtccgcgtcgccggcgtcggcggcgccaaGCCCGACCCCCTgtccgcgggcgcggcggccgctgccggcggcggcgtcaccaAGATCACCAAGGTGAAGCTCCTCAAGCCCAAGGACGCGCTGCTGCTCGGCCAGGTCTACCGCCTCATCACATCGCAAG AGGTGGCGAAGGCGATCCAGGCCAGGCGGCAGGACAAGACGCGGCGGTGCGAGGAGGCGCtcgacgaccggcggcggcggcaaccgtCGCAGCCGGgacacgccgccaccgccgcgggtgGCGATGCGCGGGGGCAgcccggcgccgacgag GTTCGGAAGCGGGCGGAGAAGGCGGACCGGCATCACCGCggcgggtccggcggcggcggcgccgctgcgaGAGGAGGGCGGAACTGGCGGCCGTCGCTGCAGAGCATCTCCGAGTCGGCGAGCTGA